The nucleotide sequence ATCTGTCTTGTAAGTGAGCcatttttttggtaaataatACTTCCTAGCAAAGGTAGTGTCTGGGTCAAGAGTGTGTAAACACTCACTTCCCTTTCCTTCAGAATGGCAATAGGGACCTGCCAGGCGACGGTATTAAAAAATCCCCATTGGGGTGGATTTGGGGACAAAAATAAAATCCCCATACGAGACAGGTCTAGGGCAGGTGCGGGGTCCCTAACAATTGGAAAAAACTTCATATGTGCCATTTTCAATCTAAACATTTCTATCCCACTGAAGCATTTAAAGAAATCTAAGATTATGAGCCTtgtttctagaaaaattataatgGATTTACAGGTAATCCCCCTAACAATTAATACTTGTAAATACTTTTCTGTCCTGTAATCTCTATTGTGGAAATGTTAGGGTAATTTGTTGGTGTGAATCATTTCTAGATATTCAAAATGGGAAGTTAAAATGTGTTTGTGTAATTTGCTCATGTACTTTGAATGGTGATGttgacttttaatttttttttttcttgatagaGTTGATTTTGATTGTTAGTTGTCATTTTTGTAAGAAAGGTGAAAAATTGTAGatgttttaatatatttttattttgattgctttcattttctttgtaatGAATAAGTGAAATTAAATAGTGTAAATATTtgttagaaaattattttcttaagctgaggaaaataattttttagctattttttaTGTGAAAGTTACCAGGTTATGGGTACCATCAGGTACGGGGACAAGATGCAACCACCCTTCCATGACCCTCGCAAGGCTGGGAGTCTCATCCACTAAGGATGGCCTTTACAATTTCACCTTTCATTCTTCAGCTTGTCTTCCATAATCACTGTCTTATAGTTGATATGATTATTTTTTGACATCAATATCTAACTTGGTAATTCGTTGGCATTAAATCTGACTTGGCATGCACAACCATTGCAGAGATATTTCAAATTGCAGTTCTCCTACATGGCTTCCTTGCGAGCATTCTTGAACAGTCCAGTTGGCCCTAAAACAACCCACTTTTGGGGTCCTGTTGCTAACTGGGGATTTGTACTTGCTGTATGTTCTCTTTTTGCATTACCATTTACCACAAGTCATTGTCATATAGAACCCTGATTGGGGTGGCTTTATTGCTCCCATTTCTCTTTAAAAGTTGTAATTGATAAATTGGACAGGGGCTGGTGGACATGAAGAAACCACCTGAGATGATATCTGGCAACATGACCGGAGGTTAGAAGTTTCTGGTTttaaaagaatgaaagagatatTGGATAAATTATATAGTTGAGATTCTAATTGTGCCCTGATGGTGCTGCAGCAATGTGCATATATTCTGCATTATTCATGAGGTTTGCATGGATGGTTCAGCCTCGCAACTATCTGCTTTTGGTGTGCCATGCCTCAAATGAGACAGTGCAGCTCTATCAACTCTCTCGGTGGGCCAGGGCTAATGGGTGAGTGATTCATCTATGCTTCGTTTTTGGTTTGGTGGTGCACGCCAATGTGGATTGGAGATCAAGTCCCGTCCCTCATAAGCTTAACATCCACTCCTATGGTGGGTGGCACATTGTGAAAGTAAAAGCTCCCAAACTAGTTCTTAATTTTATGTGAAATATTGCCTGGCACCCTGCTACTTTATGAAAGCGAAAGTGCCGTCATGCTCAATTGTTATTTCTGGATGAAAACTTTGCCCATTGATGGGTCAGTTAGGCAAATTATGGTTAGATTCTGAATGTCCTTGGACAAATGATGTCAATACTTCTTAACTTGTTTTTCCTGAGCCCATATTTTCACCAACTGGAGATAGAATTATTATATTCAGGAGAAGGCATATGAACAGAGAAACTACAGCAGAATAAAATTAatgacaaaatttgaaaaatggtgTAAAATTGTGATGCTGCCACTGTTTTGGGATTgtatttatgtatatgtataacgGATGTATTTGCTCATATATTTCTATTGCTTGCCTTGAGGTTAAACCTCTTTCTCCCCTCTCAAAAcctctttgttattttattttttttcccttcaagCACTAGAGGATTAGGGTAGTCGTACTGCTTTGACTAAATCATGATCCCTTTCTTTTTAAACTACCATGCCAAGCTTCGAGCCATCTACCTACACCTTTTGCAAGCACATAGGGGCTAACCATAAATTTCTTCAAATGGTTTCCTTTTGGTGTTCTTTGTTTTCTGTCATTTAATGAATTGTGCCTTTGGGGGCATCCTTGCTGTTTAAGTATGCGGTCCACGTTGTGGAGTGTACATGCATCATGCAACGAATTTTAATGCCATTTACCTTCTGACTGGCAGGTACTTGGggcagaagaaggaagaaactGAAACTGCATCCGAGTAACGGCtatcttttccatttttttagGTTGGTGATTTTGCGGCAGTTCCTGAAGGGGGGAACAtcttttcaatgtgaaataAGTATTTCGTGTGTCTTTAGGATACTGCAGAACCATGGAAATCACTTCAAGCATATCACCACATTCTCACCATGTACCTGACTGGCCTTGTTATCATTGTATCGCCAAATAAAGCATTCCAAGAAATTTAAGCTTTTCTTTCCATCAGAACAACATTCTTGGAGCTCTGTAGTTTCAATTGATGCTATGAATGAGTTTGGTATGGTTCAAGAGTTCTTGCTAGTGCACAAACTAAGATGGTAAATCTTACGAGAATGAATGAAACAAAATGATTCAATTTCTCAATCTCTGGCTTGCTCTAATGGAACCTTGAGCTAACTAGCCTAATTTCATTCATCGCATTTTTGACAACAAATCCTTGCGTAATATCTAAGCAAAAAATATAGACCAAAAAATCTGTCCCAAATTTGCTATTTGATAAAACAAACGGCGTAAAGCCATAGCAGCTGGCATATTATGTAAATCACTGGTCGCCGCAGCTGGTATGCATCTCATGGTTTAAATTTTATCGGGACTtgggtgttgtttctttccaaCTATGAGCAAAACAAATTCAGCTGGACTGCCAACATCAAGAAACATCAACATCCTTGCTTTCTAgctttttgcttcttttcttGGATTTTAGCTTTAGCTTCTTGCTTACAGAGTGTTCTTTAGAACCCTTCTTACGTTTGACGGGCCGTGGCTCTTCCCCGTCTTCATCAAGTATATCATTAACGGCTGCTGCATTATCTGAAGTCAGATCTTCTGTGGATCCAGCTACTTCTGTTTGAGCAAAATTGCATATGAGAATGTGAGTTAATCTGGACTAGAATCCCTTAAATTGTAGGGGTGttaagttaataaaatatacaacACAAATATCAAAGATATAACCGAGTAACCGACAAActaaaaagataaacaaaataaattcccTTTCAGGGTTCAG is from Diospyros lotus cultivar Yz01 chromosome 2, ASM1463336v1, whole genome shotgun sequence and encodes:
- the LOC127793737 gene encoding mitochondrial pyruvate carrier 1 isoform X2; this translates as MALIQRRVRFWFKFGARWSVPSPVTKMENSEERQQRAEGNLPRSWVLSACGRSSPSSIRARPPSFQFLQRLLRSQRYFKLQFSYMASLRAFLNSPVGPKTTHFWGPVANWGFVLAGLVDMKKPPEMISGNMTGAMCIYSALFMRFAWMVQPRNYLLLVCHASNETVQLYQLSRWARANGYLGQKKEETETASE
- the LOC127793737 gene encoding mitochondrial pyruvate carrier 1 isoform X4, encoding MASLRAFLNSPVGPKTTHFWGPVANWGFVLAGLVDMKKPPEMISGNMTGAMCIYSALFMRFAWMVQPRNYLLLVCHASNETVQLYQLSRWARANGYLGQKKEETETASE